AGGTAGATTGGCTCGCGCCCCATACTTCTTGTCCACTTTCCTCCTTTACGGTATCATCCTTTTCACATATTTCGTTATTCCCTCCTTTATCGATTCTGGTCTAATAACGATTTCGGAGCCGTTTAGTTCTGGGGAATCCTCTGGCGGCTGGTCTGATTCTGCAAAGGTTGTAGGTTTCATTCTCGGAGCGGTAGTGGTGGTTTGGGCAAACTTCGCAATCACGTTCAAGCGGTTCCATGATTTCGGTGAGTCTCTTGGAACCTTCATTATATTTTGTCTCGTCGGCCTTATTCCTTATGTCGGTGGTTTTGTGTGGCTCTATCCGCTGATCAGGTCGAGTGACTTACATCCCAACGAGTATGGGCAAGGACCTGGATGGAACAACTGGAGCAAACCCCAGGTAGCTGATGCCGTTCGCTCGGATACAGCGACAGTTTCCTATAAGGATCTTATTTAGCACTTAGTTGAGTTGTGCTGTGCTGATACTTCGACTCTACTGGAGAGGGGAAATTGATTTGCCAGTTGCCTTCTGGGGCGGCTGCATATTTGCCAATCTTGTGCTCGTCGATAAGATTGGCGTCACGCTAATTGGGCTCACCAAGAGCACTTTCCTTATTCGCTTCTACATTGCGTTGGTAGTTGTGTTTAACTGCTTCGTTATCCCTGGGGTATGGCGAAGTGCGCGTTACTGGCAACTGAATCCGGTCTGGGCTCACCTTGCGAGGATTGCTTGCGTGGCGTTGGCAGCACGTGTGGCGTACACTTTTATTGTCAGATGGACACAGCCTTTTATGTGAGCCCACGTCTCGGTCGACAAGGGTAAAGTGTCATGCATGAAGTGTTCGTATCATACTCGAGCGTGGATGAGAATGCGGTACGGAAACGTCTACAGCTGCTGAAATCGCGCGGCATTCCTTACTGGTTTGCACCCGATGCAGAGATTCCAGGAGGTGAAGACTTTGCTAGCTTTATTGAGACAGCAATCAGCAATAGCAAGGTATTTCTTTTAATGGCCAGTGAAAGTGCGCTGGGGAGCGAGGAAGTCAAGAAAGAACTTGCGTTGGCGGACAATGAAAAAGTACCTATTATCCCGTTGTTCTTGGAGACCGAACTGTCCTTCCCCCCTGGTTTTAGGTATCGACTTCTCTCTAGGCAGTATATTTCCGCCACTGAAGAAGAGAATGAGGAGTGGGTATACAGATTACTTAAGACGCTAAGGTACCACGGTGTCGCTATCAGCAATGATGAGGTTCAGACGTCTGCAGCAGGGTCGCGTGAAAAGCCAAAAATCAGCAGCGGCCTGATGCCATATCTCGCAGATCGAGATCAGCAGGAAGCTCTCATTCAAAAACGGCTAGAGCAACATCTTGAACAAACACCGCACCGTCCCATTCTTTTCATAATTCACGGGGAGGAATCGCATTGTTGTGACATGTTTGTCGAACGTCTATGTAAGTACTCTATCCCTAGGCAGCTGAAGCCGATAAAAAGGTCAGACCAACTCGAATGCAAATCTGTGCGTTGGCCCGATTATTCTCCTGCCGCCCAGACATCCACAATACGGGCCCAACTATACTGGCGGGGAGTGCTCAATCGATTGGAGCTGCCACTAAGTGCGCCACATCAAAAAGTTACGCAGCGCATTGGTGCAATTCGGAGGCCCGTTTTGTTCTGGAGTAACTTGGGCAGTGATGCCTGGCAGCTCTACGAGGGTAACTTGATTGAGGAGGTCGTGCGCCTGTGGTCTGCTTTATCCGATGTGCCTGCGCCTTCGCAACCTATTATCATCCTCCTTGCCATTTCCTATCCTTCGCACACTCCATCTTTGTTTGAACGCTTGCGAAATGTAAAGCCTGACTCCCCCGTTGCTCAGAAGCTGCGAGGCCTGGTGCTTCCAAGTGAAACCGCTATATCGGTGACGGTCCTGCCAGAGCTTACAAGTCTCTCACAATCAGATATCGAAGAGTGGGTGCGCGAGATTATGCAGCCTAATGATACGGATGACGTTCTCCGTATAGTGCGAGCGGTCTTTTCAGGATCACGCAACGATGCAGAGCAACGTATTCGGGAACTGCTCGGGCATAAAATGGAAGACAAGATTTTGACCCTCCTTGAGGATGTATTTCTCAGCCGTGGTCGTTCAGGGCGATTACCCATAGGGCCTCTTGCACCACTGATGAAGACTCTGCTACGAGCGGAAGATATATTGAGGAGCATCTAAATGACTGAACTGCCGTACTCGGAATCGCCTCCAGCATCAAGGCCAACCTACAAGGAGTTAGCACCTCCAATACTCGGTGGAACAGACGATCCAGCGGGATATCTAGCAGATCGCGGGTTGGTCGATGCGGTTAATGTAGCCCTCCTTCTCCGTCAGCCACTGCTTGTAACGGGTGAGCCTGGGACAGGCAAGTCGCAACTTGCCTTCAGTGTTGCGTACCAGCTCGGACTAGCTCCCCCTTTGACTTTCGAAACTAAGTCAACATCGGTGGCACGTGACTTGTTCTATACGTTCGATAACATTGGTCGTTTTCGGGCAGCCCAAACGACGGCAACAGAATTGCCGGTGGCTGAGTTTATCTCCTTCAACGCACTGGGTAGAGCTATCCTTCTGGCTAATCCGCAGGAACAGGTGCAAGAATTCTTACCCGGGGGATACACCCACTTTGAGCAGCGGCGTTCTGTTGTGCTGATTGATGAAATTGACAAAGCTCCACGAGATTTTCCTAACGATATACTGAATGAAGTGGAGCGGTTCTTTTTTCGAGTACCTGAGGCCGGTGGCAGGATAATTTCTGCCCCTGCCGACTTTAAACCAATCGTCATCATGACTAGCAACTCCGAAAAGGCTTTACCTGAGGCGTTTCTCCGGCGCTGTATCTTTTACAGTATTCCATTCCCTGATCCTGAGCGCCTCGAAGAGATTGTCTTTTCCCGTCTGATCGGGAAAGTTGAAAAAGGAGCTCCGTTGCTCCAAGAGGCACTCGAGTTCTTTCTTGAGCTGCGACATCCGGATAGCGGGTTCAGGAAAAAACCCGGGACGGCTGAGCTATTGAATTGGTTGGTCGCAATGTTGGAGTTTGGCTGTGATCCAAACACGTCATTACGGCCTCAGTACCGCACAGTAGAAGCCACTCTTTCTGCCCTATCGAAGCTAGTCGAGGACCAGGGGCGTCTAAGGGATGATTTTAGACAGTGGTTGAAAAAGTGAATATGTCTTGAGGAATGTTTAAGTACGAACTGTTGCACGCTTTCTATGCTGATCTTCGCGCTCATGGGTTTACCGTGGGAGTGTCGGAACAGATGCGTGTTAACCACTTGCTGCTACAACTTCATGCAGCCGATGCGTTTCCTGAGTCTCAGATGTCCCTCTGCAATATGCTCAGTTCAGTTCTATCAACCAATGATGAGCAGCAGAGGTACTTCCGTCAAAGATTTCATCATTGTTTTGGAGCCATAACGTCAGCAAAGACAAGCCACGCTGAAGCAGTCTGGTTGACCGATTTAAGCTTGGGGGCTGATAACGCTCAGATTGCGAAAGCGCGTATAAAGACAATACGCCGAGAAACTGAGTACGACGCCAGACTGTTTCGGGCAAAGATGCTCGTCGCAATGATTGCAACAGCGCTGTTGCTCGTGATTCTGCCGCACGTGGCAATGTTCTTTCTAATAGACAATATCATCACATCATCCCCTCTGGACGAAGGTAGGGGACCTTTAAAGCCAATGCCTCCTGGGGATTCTAAATCGTCACAGCACAAGTCATCGGGATCGGTCTTTGGTGGGAACGCTCAGGGATGGCTTTCTCCATTAAAGATGGACGTCTCCAGCATCCCGCCACCGGAGTCTTGGATCGGGACAGGCATGCTAGCTCTGACATTCCTCCCCTTCGCCGTGCTTGCCCTGTGGGCGGCCATCCCATCACGACGCAAGGATGCGTTTGTCAATCGCAGAAAGACCGAAGGGACTGCTGAACTGAAGAATCTGCTTCTTTCTGCCCCAATGTATAACCCATTCGACCAAGCTAACGTACACCGCACCATACAGGGTTTGCGTCGTCCTAGAAAGGTGGAATCTGAAGATCTAGACGTTGACCTCACGCTGGATGCTACGCTACGAAATGCTGGCATGTTTACACCAGCCTATGCGCGGCATCCTGTTGCACCCGAGTATCTAATCCTTGTGGAGCGTAACAGTCGAGAAGACCACGTCGCGCGATATGCAGAATCCCTTGTATCAGTCCTGAAGAGATCTCAAGCCTATTCCGATGTTTTTTATTTCGAGGGTGATTTCCGGCGCGTCTTCCGCAGTAGCGACAGCCCGAGAATCGCAATTGAGGAACTGGTTGGACGCTATCGTGCGCACCGTCTCATTCTGATTACTAACGGCAATGGGCTAATTGATCCTGTGTCAGGCAAGGTTTGGGAATGGGCGGCCGCGGTGGCACAGTTTGAAAGACGGATCTGTCTGACCCCCACTTCTCCTGGGCTGTGGGGCTACCGAGAGGCTTCCATTTCGACTTTACTTGAAATTGCAATTTTACCTCTTCTTCCCGAGAGTATGGAGTTAGTAGTTCAAATGCTCACGAGTGACCAAGTGGATCTATCACATAAAGTTTGGGAGCCACCTGCTTCTTCGGAACGACGTGAGGATCTAAACAGATTAGCAGACTTGCTAGAGGATCGACGCAACCTTTGGTTATCATCGAGTCGTCCTGCAGAAAACAGTCTTAGAGCGATGGAAGTGGCAGCTCGGTCAGCATTGACCCTAGACGGTTATCGATGGCTGGCTGCATGTTCTGTCTATCCTGAGTTGAACTGGAATTTGACCCTGTATATTGGCTCCACGCTGAAAGGGGATGACGGTGTCCCCTTGATTGGTCCCAAACGCTTGCTGCTGCTCGCGATGCTGCCTTGGTTTCGCGAGGGGAGCATGCCCATATGGCTCCGCTTGCACTTAGCCAGTTCAATGTCTCCGTCTGAATTAAGGCAAGTACGGGCTCTTGTCTCAAAACTCTTGTTGAGCATCTTCGAGTTTGCGGGTAAGACGGTGCCGCTACAGTTGGCCATGGAACATGGCCAACTAGGGAGCAGGCACGATTCGGATGCAGAAAGCGTGGAATTGGAAGATTCATTACTCGCCGAGTTTTTATCCAAGCCTCCACGCAGTGACCAAGGGCTGTTTAAGCTTCCTGCTGCTATAGCAAAATACCTGCGGACTGGTCGGATACCCAAGATCATGCGGAGAGCCACCCCGGATACCACGGTACAAGAGACGAGAGCCAACGCAGAAGCTCTGACAGCCACGCTCAAACATGCCGGGGTAGATAGCGTGACGGTGCTGCGAGGGGCGCATGCCGAGCTGGGGGAGCAGGCAGGATATCGACCTGTGCAATCCTTCATTAAGCGAGATGGGGATCAGATCATCTTACGGGATGAATACTTTCTCTTTTTACCAACAGATTCGCTGACGGGTAGGTTGCTTGATGTAGAAACAGTTACCATTCTCCTCCATCGGACCCGGTTGGTTACCCGCATGGCGCTGCTTAATCTTGTGTTGATGTCAGTATCAGCCTTTTATTTTTCTGAGAACATCCTGAATTTGTACAATAATGACGCAATATCAGTTGGGATTATCTGCTCTTGGATCTTATTGCCATCCTCCCTCTTGAACTTCTTGGTTCTTCATCGATTCAAGAACTGTCTCCGGCACTTCCCTATCTTTGGGCCTATTAATGGTGTACGACACAAAGCAACACAGTTCAAGTTGGTAACTAACCAACCCAACGGTTAGGCTATAGTTCTCCGCTTCACGATATTCTTGAACACATCAATTGGGGCATACTGCTCCCTGATGAATGGATCTTGGGGGCTGGCAGTATTATTGGCTTAGTGGAGACTGCGATCACCCATATCCATTGAAGCTGAGGATGATCACGGCACGGGCACGGTGATCGATCCAAGATTGAGTCTTGACAATAGTAAGGGGTCGCCCATCTCGAAGGCTCCGGTCAAGAGGGCACAGCCGATCATGCCCTCCGTATCCTACAAACGGGGCGAGGTCTCCGACGACGTCTTCCCTCGCCATGGTGGTCGCGTGACTCCGTCGCATCCCGGTTGTCGTCGTCAGCAGTGTCAGCTCGGATTTGAGCCGCACCAGTCACCCATCAGGATCAAGGCGTGGGAGCGAGCCCCGTCGGGGATCCACTCCAGCCCCTGGCACCTCGTGCCCCAGACAACCGTCGGTTCCCGGCCGTGTCCAGCATACCTACGCACAGGACGTCTGGCTACCAGCGGGCTGGCGCCAACCCCATCATGGCTCACGGTCGAGGCGTCTCAGTCCCCACGCCAGTGGCGAGGGAGTTGAAGGGGGAAGACCGGGGCTAATCGGGAGTGCGAGGTGTGGCCTCAACCCCTTTGCGAGCTCCCAGCTCCCCCCAGCTCTGCCGCGCCTAGCCAAAAGCGCGGGACAGATCGAATGGCACCTGCGCACGGAGCATGTGATAGCAGGCCCGCGCCAATTTATGGGCCACGGCCTTCAGCGCCACAAGGGGATGCGTCCGTGCCTGCTTGCGCTGATAATACGTGCGAATCACGGCCTCATAGCGAATGGCGAAGTGCGCCGCCTCGATGAACGCCCAGCTTAAATACTTGTTGCCGTTCTTCGTGTTGCCAGCCCCTTTGCGTTTGCCGTTACTCACATGTTCGCTGCCGACACAGCGACAGTAGGAGGCGAAGTGTCCCACGGTCGCAAACCGCCGCAGGTCACCGGCTTCCAGGAGAATGGTGCCCGCCAAGATCGGCCCGATTCCGGGGACGGTCTGTAAGAGCACATAGCCCGGCTGAGTCCGCCCCGCTTCCCGAACCGTGCCCTCAATCGTGTGAATCTCGTGCTCCAGACATTGCAGCACAGCCAACGAACTGCTGACCGATTGCACATGTTCGGGAAATGGCACAAGTGCCTGAATGCCCTCTGGGGTGAGCTGTCGAAGCCGAGGGAGGGAGAGCCGATTGCCAGTCAGTCGTGTCAGCAGGCTTTGTAGGCTCAGCACGACCATGGTCTTGTGCCGAACCAACTGACTGCGCTTCCGCAACAAGTCCCGCACGGCCCGTTCCGCTTTGGGGTAAATGTACCCGGTAGGGAGCAAACCTAGCCGGAGTAAATGGGCTAACCACTGCGCATCGTGTTGATCGTCAACATGCTTGAGCCCACTATACTGCGGCAGGGCTGGTGCATGAGCGAGGTGGACCCGGTACCCTGCTTCCATGAGCCCGTCGACTAACCAGTACCAATTATAGGTGGACTCAACGACCACGCCCTGCAGCGTGGTCTGATACGGTGTTAAGGCCGTGAAGATCACGGCCAGGTCATTGCGGAGGCGTTTCTGATACAGCACTCGATCCGCTTCATCAATCACGACCAGCACACTATTCGTGGCATGGAGATCAATGCCCGCATAACACATCATCGCAACCTCCTCGGTTAAAGTGGATGAGCCCGTCGCGTTAGCAACGACTCTACTCTTCAAGAGAGGAGCCTTCGAGATGATTATCGGGAGTCTTTATCTTCATTCTGCGTTCAGCCGCTGCCGATTTCTGACGCCTGGTAATTGAAGAGTTGTTGGCCTGTTCGGTCGTGTGGATTCCCGAGCCTACTGAACGCCACCGAGAGGTTTTAGGATCCTTACTGACCGATACGCTCACTCGCTCGAACCTGGTCCCAGACGCGCACCTAGCGGCACTGGCGATCGAGCATGGGCTGACGCTCTGCTCCGCTGATCGTGACTTTGCACGGTTCCCAAGTCTCCGCTGGGAGGACCCTCTCCAGCA
The Candidatus Nitrospira nitrosa DNA segment above includes these coding regions:
- a CDS encoding DUF805 domain-containing protein, giving the protein MNHAETNTEVVDVNTADRVSRSLSELAKQLGWLLFSFKGRLARAPYFLSTFLLYGIILFTYFVIPSFIDSGLITISEPFSSGESSGGWSDSAKVVGFILGAVVVVWANFAITFKRFHDFGESLGTFIIFCLVGLIPYVGGFVWLYPLIRSSDLHPNEYGQGPGWNNWSKPQVADAVRSDTATVSYKDLI
- a CDS encoding PIN domain-containing protein → MWIPEPTERHREVLGSLLTDTLTRSNLVPDAHLAALAIEHGLTLCSADRDFARFPSLRWEDPLQQK
- a CDS encoding TIR domain-containing protein; the encoded protein is MHEVFVSYSSVDENAVRKRLQLLKSRGIPYWFAPDAEIPGGEDFASFIETAISNSKVFLLMASESALGSEEVKKELALADNEKVPIIPLFLETELSFPPGFRYRLLSRQYISATEEENEEWVYRLLKTLRYHGVAISNDEVQTSAAGSREKPKISSGLMPYLADRDQQEALIQKRLEQHLEQTPHRPILFIIHGEESHCCDMFVERLCKYSIPRQLKPIKRSDQLECKSVRWPDYSPAAQTSTIRAQLYWRGVLNRLELPLSAPHQKVTQRIGAIRRPVLFWSNLGSDAWQLYEGNLIEEVVRLWSALSDVPAPSQPIIILLAISYPSHTPSLFERLRNVKPDSPVAQKLRGLVLPSETAISVTVLPELTSLSQSDIEEWVREIMQPNDTDDVLRIVRAVFSGSRNDAEQRIRELLGHKMEDKILTLLEDVFLSRGRSGRLPIGPLAPLMKTLLRAEDILRSI
- a CDS encoding IS110 family RNA-guided transposase yields the protein MMCYAGIDLHATNSVLVVIDEADRVLYQKRLRNDLAVIFTALTPYQTTLQGVVVESTYNWYWLVDGLMEAGYRVHLAHAPALPQYSGLKHVDDQHDAQWLAHLLRLGLLPTGYIYPKAERAVRDLLRKRSQLVRHKTMVVLSLQSLLTRLTGNRLSLPRLRQLTPEGIQALVPFPEHVQSVSSSLAVLQCLEHEIHTIEGTVREAGRTQPGYVLLQTVPGIGPILAGTILLEAGDLRRFATVGHFASYCRCVGSEHVSNGKRKGAGNTKNGNKYLSWAFIEAAHFAIRYEAVIRTYYQRKQARTHPLVALKAVAHKLARACYHMLRAQVPFDLSRAFG
- a CDS encoding AAA family ATPase, producing the protein MTELPYSESPPASRPTYKELAPPILGGTDDPAGYLADRGLVDAVNVALLLRQPLLVTGEPGTGKSQLAFSVAYQLGLAPPLTFETKSTSVARDLFYTFDNIGRFRAAQTTATELPVAEFISFNALGRAILLANPQEQVQEFLPGGYTHFEQRRSVVLIDEIDKAPRDFPNDILNEVERFFFRVPEAGGRIISAPADFKPIVIMTSNSEKALPEAFLRRCIFYSIPFPDPERLEEIVFSRLIGKVEKGAPLLQEALEFFLELRHPDSGFRKKPGTAELLNWLVAMLEFGCDPNTSLRPQYRTVEATLSALSKLVEDQGRLRDDFRQWLKK